Proteins encoded by one window of Enterococcus saccharolyticus subsp. saccharolyticus:
- a CDS encoding GntR family transcriptional regulator, protein MVDTLPVYIQIHDAIKEKIEANYWKIGDRLPSERELSTQFGVSRMTLRQAIQTLADEGILERKIGSGTYVARRKVQEKMTGTTSFTDIMLSQGRVPSSRAVSYFFTSPSSSEMEKLQLSKDDIILRMERVRLADDIPICFEVASVPEKLIRDYSKSEITSSLYRTLEEKGQKKIGGANQTISAMIASEKIADYLDIKKGDAILRMRQVSFLSDGQPFEYVRSQYVGNRFEFFLEK, encoded by the coding sequence ATGGTAGATACATTGCCTGTATATATTCAGATACATGATGCAATTAAAGAGAAAATTGAAGCGAATTATTGGAAAATAGGAGATCGTCTTCCTTCAGAACGAGAATTATCGACACAATTTGGCGTGAGCCGTATGACATTGCGTCAAGCCATTCAAACTTTAGCTGATGAAGGAATTCTTGAAAGAAAAATTGGCTCAGGGACGTATGTGGCACGTCGAAAAGTCCAAGAAAAAATGACTGGTACAACAAGTTTTACAGATATTATGCTTTCGCAAGGACGCGTACCGTCTAGTCGAGCGGTTTCTTATTTTTTTACGTCACCAAGTTCAAGTGAAATGGAAAAACTACAATTAAGCAAAGATGATATTATTTTAAGAATGGAACGTGTGCGTTTAGCCGATGACATCCCCATTTGTTTTGAAGTAGCCAGTGTTCCTGAAAAACTAATTCGTGATTATAGTAAATCAGAAATTACCTCGTCTCTTTATCGAACACTAGAAGAGAAAGGCCAAAAAAAGATTGGTGGCGCGAATCAAACAATTTCAGCAATGATTGCATCAGAAAAGATTGCCGATTATTTAGATATTAAAAAAGGCGATGCTATTTTACGTATGCGCCAAGTATCCTTTTTGTCAGATGGTCAACCATTTGAATACGTACGTAGCCAATATGTGGGGAATCGTTTTGAATTCTTCTTGGAAAAATAA
- a CDS encoding DUF2969 domain-containing protein, translating into MVKKNKDIEVRIEETKKTISGSTYDVTELYIGKKKIGEVLAYGPKEFQSFMDNEELGASKSLDLAIESIIRQWNLHE; encoded by the coding sequence ATTGTGAAAAAAAATAAAGATATTGAAGTACGTATTGAAGAAACCAAGAAAACGATTAGTGGTTCAACCTATGATGTGACAGAATTGTATATTGGTAAGAAAAAAATTGGTGAAGTATTAGCATATGGTCCGAAAGAATTCCAAAGCTTTATGGACAATGAAGAACTTGGTGCAAGTAAGAGTTTAGATCTTGCAATTGAGTCAATTATTCGTCAATGGAACTTACATGAATAA
- a CDS encoding CBS domain-containing protein → MSVSDFMATDLVTVTPDTPIFDAVDLMKHHDIHRLPVLENGQLVGLITEGIIQEAMPSKATSLSVYEVNYLLNKTTVRDVMIKNVATIAPDALLEDAIALMRTKNIGVLPVVEGSDLKGIITNNDIFDAFLKITGYNNGGTRVTIQIAEDQKGILANIAKLLADNDFSIATIVVNRVNGATIIEIQVESPAVTTIRQALETAGYTVTNAVLTNQ, encoded by the coding sequence ATGAGCGTAAGTGATTTTATGGCCACAGATTTAGTAACAGTAACACCAGACACACCGATTTTTGACGCAGTAGATTTGATGAAACACCATGATATTCATCGTTTGCCAGTATTGGAAAATGGGCAATTAGTGGGATTGATTACAGAAGGAATTATTCAAGAAGCCATGCCTTCTAAAGCAACCAGTTTAAGTGTTTATGAGGTCAATTATTTATTAAATAAAACAACTGTTCGTGATGTCATGATTAAAAATGTAGCAACGATTGCGCCGGATGCTTTACTAGAAGATGCGATTGCGCTAATGCGTACGAAAAATATCGGGGTTTTACCTGTTGTTGAAGGCTCAGATTTAAAAGGAATTATCACAAATAATGATATTTTTGATGCATTCTTAAAAATAACTGGCTACAATAATGGTGGTACACGTGTCACGATTCAAATTGCAGAAGATCAAAAAGGAATTCTTGCAAATATTGCGAAACTATTAGCTGATAATGATTTTAGTATTGCGACGATTGTGGTAAATCGTGTGAATGGTGCAACTATTATTGAAATTCAAGTGGAATCTCCAGCAGTTACAACGATTCGACAAGCACTGGAAACAGCTGGTTACACAGTTACCAATGCGGTGTTAACAAACCAATAA
- a CDS encoding ABC transporter ATP-binding protein — protein sequence MLKVDNLSVRYGMIQAVHNVSFQVNQGEIVSLIGANGAGKTTILRTISGLIRPSEGSIVFEGQAIEKAAPQKIVASGLSQVPEGRHVFPGLTVQENLEMGAFLRKDSNVKADYEQVFAKFPVLKERKNQDAATLSGGEQQMLAMGRALMSKPKLLLLDEPSMGLAPIFIREIFSIIQEIQQQGTTVLLIEQNANMALSIADRGYVLETGKVVLEGTGQELLSSEAVKKAYLGG from the coding sequence ATGTTAAAGGTTGATAATTTATCTGTCCGTTATGGTATGATCCAAGCGGTTCATAATGTTTCCTTCCAAGTAAATCAAGGTGAAATTGTTTCATTAATTGGTGCAAATGGAGCCGGTAAAACCACCATTTTGCGTACGATTTCTGGATTGATTCGTCCTTCTGAAGGTTCGATTGTATTTGAAGGACAAGCGATTGAAAAAGCAGCACCACAAAAAATCGTTGCTTCTGGTCTATCACAAGTGCCAGAAGGACGTCATGTTTTTCCTGGATTAACTGTTCAAGAAAATTTAGAAATGGGTGCATTTTTACGTAAAGACAGCAATGTAAAAGCAGATTATGAACAAGTTTTTGCTAAATTTCCTGTATTAAAAGAGCGTAAAAATCAAGATGCGGCAACTTTATCAGGTGGAGAACAACAAATGTTAGCCATGGGACGCGCATTGATGTCTAAACCGAAACTATTGTTGTTAGATGAACCATCAATGGGGTTAGCGCCGATTTTCATCCGTGAAATTTTTTCGATTATTCAAGAAATTCAACAACAAGGAACAACTGTCTTGTTGATTGAACAAAATGCAAATATGGCTTTATCGATTGCTGATCGAGGATATGTATTAGAAACAGGTAAAGTTGTTCTTGAAGGAACTGGACAGGAATTATTATCTAGTGAAGCTGTCAAGAAAGCATACTTAGGAGGGTAA
- a CDS encoding ABC transporter ATP-binding protein: MPLLTVNQLTKNFGGLAAVSHVNITLEDNELVGLIGPNGAGKTTLFNLLTGVYEPSSGDVLFNIGGKEERLNGVKPYKIADLGLSRTFQNIRLFKDLTVMDNVLIAMNSKNKEGFFSTILRLPKFYQTEEMMRNKVRELLSIFDLEEKENTLARNLPYGQQRRLEIVRALATEPKILFLDEPAAGMNPQETAELTALIRQIQKDFGLTIVLIEHDMNLVMDVCERIYVLEYGQIIAEGNPDEIKNNPRVIEAYLGGEI, translated from the coding sequence ATGCCTCTATTAACCGTTAATCAATTAACTAAAAATTTTGGTGGTCTGGCTGCAGTATCGCATGTCAACATCACGTTGGAAGACAATGAACTAGTCGGTTTGATTGGACCAAATGGTGCTGGAAAAACGACATTATTCAACCTATTAACAGGTGTTTATGAACCAAGCAGTGGGGACGTATTATTCAATATTGGTGGAAAAGAAGAGCGTTTGAATGGTGTTAAACCATATAAAATTGCAGATTTAGGCCTTTCTCGTACGTTCCAAAACATCCGTTTATTTAAAGATTTGACAGTTATGGATAATGTATTGATTGCAATGAATTCCAAAAATAAAGAGGGCTTTTTTAGCACAATTTTGCGTTTGCCAAAATTCTATCAAACCGAAGAAATGATGCGTAACAAAGTCCGTGAACTGTTAAGTATTTTTGATTTAGAAGAGAAAGAAAATACGTTAGCTAGAAACTTGCCTTATGGTCAACAACGTCGCTTAGAGATTGTCCGTGCTTTGGCAACCGAACCAAAAATTTTGTTTTTAGATGAGCCTGCAGCAGGGATGAATCCACAAGAAACAGCAGAATTAACCGCGTTGATTCGTCAAATTCAAAAAGACTTCGGTTTAACAATTGTCTTAATTGAGCACGATATGAATTTAGTTATGGATGTTTGCGAACGCATTTATGTGTTAGAATATGGTCAAATCATCGCTGAAGGAAATCCAGATGAAATTAAGAATAACCCTCGGGTAATTGAGGCGTATTTAGGAGGGGAAATATAA
- a CDS encoding branched-chain amino acid ABC transporter permease: MKKNLKYNLTWLAIAAVIYFGLFALYNGGVINLFTDAIIANIGINIILAVSLNLIIGFSGQFSLGHAGFMAIGAYATAIMTRDNPTFGGFATGIILGMFLAGIIALAVGMPTLRLKGDYLAIATLGISEIIRILIINLSDITNGPAGIFGLPQFSNWQVIFVMMVLSILIVSNFIHSGPGRATLSVREDEIAAESMGVNTTKYKVIAFVMGAVLASVAGSLFASYQQSVFPQDYGFMKSIDVLIIVVFGGIGSTTGAVVAAVVLGFLNMYLQDFGNLRMIIYALAIIAIMIFKPSGLLGTWEFSVKRIFNKFSKKEDDSNASINR, translated from the coding sequence ATGAAAAAGAATTTAAAATATAATCTGACATGGTTAGCGATTGCTGCTGTCATCTATTTTGGTTTATTTGCTTTATATAATGGTGGTGTAATCAATCTATTTACCGATGCGATTATTGCCAATATTGGTATTAATATTATCTTAGCAGTAAGTTTGAACTTAATTATTGGTTTTTCTGGTCAGTTTTCACTAGGACATGCCGGTTTTATGGCAATTGGTGCCTATGCAACGGCAATTATGACACGTGATAACCCGACATTTGGTGGCTTTGCGACAGGGATCATTTTAGGAATGTTTTTAGCTGGTATTATCGCTTTAGCAGTAGGGATGCCAACGTTACGTTTAAAAGGTGACTATTTAGCAATTGCGACCTTAGGGATTTCTGAGATTATTCGTATTTTAATAATTAATCTGAGTGATATTACTAATGGTCCAGCAGGGATTTTTGGCTTACCTCAGTTTAGTAATTGGCAAGTTATTTTTGTGATGATGGTATTGTCTATTTTAATCGTTTCAAACTTTATTCACAGTGGCCCTGGTCGTGCAACTTTATCTGTTCGTGAAGATGAAATTGCTGCAGAATCAATGGGCGTAAATACTACGAAATATAAAGTAATCGCCTTTGTAATGGGAGCTGTCTTAGCAAGTGTAGCGGGTTCATTATTTGCAAGTTACCAACAATCTGTTTTCCCACAAGATTATGGATTTATGAAATCAATTGATGTATTAATTATCGTGGTATTTGGTGGTATTGGTAGTACAACAGGAGCTGTAGTTGCGGCGGTTGTTTTAGGTTTCTTGAATATGTATCTTCAAGATTTCGGAAATCTACGTATGATTATTTACGCACTAGCTATTATTGCGATTATGATTTTCAAACCAAGTGGTCTATTAGGTACTTGGGAATTTTCAGTGAAACGTATCTTTAACAAATTTTCTAAAAAGGAGGATGATTCAAATGCCTCTATTAACCGTTAA
- a CDS encoding branched-chain amino acid ABC transporter permease, whose translation MEVMIQQLINGLFLGSIYALMALGYTMVYGIIKLINFAHGEIYMIGSFIGYFLINSFNTWGILPNAWGFFVAMLISMAASALLGVAVEFLAYRPLRKSTRIAALITAIGVSYLLQNVMIYFFSPDTRPFPQAIARQTFSIGFVSVSNIQLLILGISVSLMIILQLIVQKTRMGKAMRAVSVDTDAAQLMGINVNRTISFTFALGSALAAAGGMLIGLYYNSIDPMMGVAPGLKSFVAAVLGGIGIIPGAALGGFAIGLIETMSTALGFSDYKDALVYAVLIIILLIRPAGILGKNIKEKV comes from the coding sequence ATGGAAGTAATGATCCAGCAATTAATCAACGGCCTATTCCTAGGTAGCATCTATGCCTTGATGGCACTAGGTTACACAATGGTATATGGTATTATTAAACTTATTAACTTTGCTCACGGCGAAATTTATATGATTGGGAGTTTCATCGGTTATTTTTTGATTAATTCATTTAATACTTGGGGAATTTTACCAAATGCTTGGGGCTTTTTCGTTGCTATGCTTATTTCAATGGCAGCTAGCGCATTATTAGGCGTTGCTGTAGAATTTTTAGCGTATCGACCTTTAAGAAAATCGACACGTATCGCAGCATTAATTACGGCGATTGGGGTATCTTATTTGTTACAAAACGTAATGATCTATTTCTTTTCACCAGATACACGCCCATTCCCACAAGCAATTGCTCGCCAAACGTTTTCAATTGGCTTCGTGTCAGTAAGTAATATTCAATTATTGATTTTAGGCATTTCTGTCTCATTAATGATTATTTTACAATTAATTGTTCAAAAAACACGGATGGGAAAAGCGATGCGTGCAGTAAGTGTTGATACAGATGCAGCACAATTAATGGGAATTAACGTGAACCGTACGATTTCATTTACTTTTGCTTTAGGTTCTGCATTAGCAGCGGCTGGTGGGATGTTAATTGGTTTGTATTACAATTCAATTGATCCGATGATGGGTGTCGCTCCCGGCTTGAAATCTTTCGTTGCGGCAGTATTGGGCGGTATTGGTATTATTCCTGGCGCAGCACTTGGTGGTTTTGCGATTGGTTTAATCGAAACAATGTCAACAGCACTTGGTTTTTCTGACTACAAAGATGCCTTAGTGTATGCAGTGTTGATTATTATCCTATTGATTCGTCCTGCTGGAATTCTTGGCAAAAATATTAAAGAGAAAGTGTAG
- a CDS encoding ABC transporter substrate-binding protein, which produces MKKKFAFLFASLFLLGACSAGPSGGGSSNGGASGGNTQEGDTIKIGLNLELSGPVAGYGTQEKEGVELAVEKINAEGGILGKDVELVVKDNKSDSNEAATAAANLATNDGVVAIIGPATTGASKAAIPNVTKAQVPMITPSGTDDAITVSGDKVQEYVFRSCFQDSFQGVILANYADETLSAKKAVIFGDNSSDYAIGLTKAFESAYDGEIVLRENFTKNDKDFQAQLTKIKNADFDVLYLPGYYEEAGLIIKQAREMGIEQPILGADGFGDEKMIQLAGAENVSNVFYTGHFSALAPANDSVQPFIDAFKEKYGKEPSTFNALAYDAMFMVKAAIESQDAADSAAITKGLAELKDFVGVTGNITMDANHNPEKSAVVIGFTDGKESSADTVNP; this is translated from the coding sequence GTAGTTCAAATGGCGGGGCTTCTGGCGGAAACACACAAGAGGGTGACACAATTAAGATTGGTTTAAACCTTGAATTGTCAGGACCAGTTGCCGGATATGGTACACAAGAAAAAGAAGGTGTCGAATTAGCTGTTGAAAAAATCAACGCTGAAGGTGGTATCTTAGGTAAAGATGTAGAATTAGTAGTAAAAGATAATAAATCTGATAGTAATGAAGCGGCTACAGCTGCAGCAAACTTAGCAACAAATGATGGTGTGGTTGCAATTATTGGCCCAGCAACAACTGGAGCAAGTAAAGCAGCGATTCCTAACGTAACAAAAGCACAAGTACCAATGATTACACCTTCTGGTACAGATGATGCAATTACTGTTAGTGGAGATAAAGTTCAAGAATATGTTTTCCGTTCTTGTTTCCAAGATAGTTTCCAAGGAGTTATCTTAGCAAACTATGCGGATGAAACATTATCTGCGAAAAAAGCCGTTATTTTTGGCGATAATTCAAGTGATTATGCGATTGGTTTAACAAAAGCCTTTGAAAGTGCTTATGATGGCGAAATCGTTTTAAGAGAAAACTTTACAAAAAATGACAAAGATTTCCAAGCTCAGTTAACAAAAATTAAAAATGCTGACTTTGATGTATTATACTTACCAGGTTACTATGAAGAAGCTGGTTTAATCATTAAACAAGCTCGTGAAATGGGTATTGAACAACCGATTTTAGGTGCAGATGGTTTCGGTGATGAAAAAATGATTCAACTTGCCGGTGCTGAAAATGTATCGAATGTCTTCTATACAGGTCACTTCTCTGCATTAGCTCCAGCCAATGATTCTGTACAACCATTTATCGATGCGTTCAAAGAAAAATATGGTAAAGAGCCATCTACTTTCAATGCATTAGCTTACGATGCAATGTTCATGGTGAAAGCAGCGATTGAATCACAAGATGCGGCTGATTCAGCAGCAATCACAAAAGGTCTTGCTGAATTGAAAGACTTTGTTGGTGTAACAGGTAATATTACAATGGATGCAAACCATAACCCAGAAAAATCAGCTGTTGTTATCGGTTTTACAGATGGTAAAGAAAGTTCAGCTGACACAGTAAATCCATAA